Part of the Pyrobaculum calidifontis JCM 11548 genome, GACATCTCCCACGTGAAGAGGGTGCCCAGCGCCAGGTCCGGCGTCGTGGTGGTGCTAGTGCACTTAGACGGGTCTAAGCGCATGTTGTCCTACAGGGGGGCCAACCTCGGCCTCTCGCCGAGCGACCTCACTGTGGAGAAATTCGCCGGGGTTAGACACATCCACTTGGCTACTGGCAGAGTAGAGATAATTGCCCGGGCTAGGGAAATAGCCAGGGAGGTGGGGGCCACCGTGTCCATAGACGGAGGGACGGCCTTGGCTAAGAAGGGGCTTGACGTGGTCAAATCCGTGGCCGAGGGAGTAGACGTGATTTTTATGAACAGGGCAGAGGCCCGGCTGTTGACCGGCTCCTCGGACAAGAGCGCCGTCAAGAAGCTCGCCGAGGAGCTAAAGGCGAGGGAGCTGGTGGTAACGCTGGGCCCAGAGGGCGCCGTTGCCTACGACGGAGCTAGGCTTTTGCAAGTCGACGCGTTTAGAGTAGACGCCGTGGACACCACGGGCGCTGGCGACGCCTTTGCCGCCGCCTACATCGCCATGTTTCTACAGGGGAGAGACATCTACGAGAGACTGCTCTTTGCCAACGCCGCGGCCGCCATCAAGGTGACGAGGCCAGGCGCCCGCTCCTCACCGCGCCGCTGGGAGGTGGTGGCGTTTTTAGAATCGCTTGGCTACAAGATTTAAATATACAAGAGTAGTTTAAACAGTGCAGAGGACTTTGTGCCTAGGTCCCCGCTGCGTCTACGGCCCCAACAGCTCCTCGCTCTTCAGATGCGGAAAAAAGGCGTTGAAACCTACAGTAAAGGGGAACAAAATCGTATTCTGGTGTACCTGGCTAAACGACGAGTGCATTGGCGCAAAATGTCAATACGCCTACTGTGAGGCAAGGGCCATGACCCCAGAGGGGTATTGCACCTACAAGGCCGGAGGAGAGGAGGAGCCCAAGAAGGACATCTTGGCCGAGGTAAAGAAGATAGAGAAGGAGGTAGAAAGAATACAAGTTCATCTGAAGAGACGGGGCCTTGGAGATTACTTATAGGTGCGCTATCGACAAAAGAGGCTCGGAGTTTTCGCCTTTTTGCGTTTCTTAGTGTGGTTTAACTGAGGCTAAGATATATATGGTAACTGCGTGGCGCATTTCGTGAAAGGTGTTGTACTAGCTGCGGGTCTTGGCACAAGGCTTAGGCCGCTTACATATTTTGTGCCTAAGGCCCTCGTCTCGGTGGGGGGCAAGCCCCTCGTGGACTATGTGTTGGAGTGGCTTAGGCTAAACGGGGTTAAGGACGTGGCTGTGGTGGGGTACTATATGCAAGACGTGTTGGCGCGGTACTTAGCCGAGAGACACCCCGACATAGCTTTTATAAGGTCTAGAAGATTGCTGGGGACGGCTGGCCAGCTCTACTACGTCATGGAGTGGGTTGGGGGAGACGACGCCGTGGTGGTAAACACCGACGTGTTGACCAACCTAGAACTGAGTGCTCCCTTCTCTCTTCACAAGTCCTCTGGGGCTAAGTTGACGATTGTGGCGTATAGGCTGAGGCAACAGATGCGCTTTGGCGCCCTCCACGTAGAGGGGGAGAGGCTGGCGGCGTGGAGAGAGAAGCCTGTCTCTGAGTACGTAACAGCCGCCGGGATTTATATAATATCCGGCGTCAAGCTAGGCGAGGAATACTTAGACATGGACGCCCTAGCCCAGTCCCTCATCCCCCACGTGGCTGTGTATGTGGCAAAGGAGGCGCAGTTCGTTGACGTGGGGACCCTTGAGGACTTGAGAAAAGCCGCCGCCTTGCCCCTATCTCCGCTTAAGCCCTAATGCGCAGTCCGTAACAAATATATATTTTCCAATAGTTGGGGGGCATGAGCGTTTGTCCGGCGCTTAGGCGTGTAGAAGGCGGCTTTGTGTGTAGCTATAACAACAAGCCCATAGACCCCTTCAGCTGGTATTGTATAGGCAACTACACCGAGTGCCCCATCTTTATTAGGTTTTCTCGCGAAGTCACCAAGCCCGCGGCTCCTCCAGAGGCGGCGCCCAAGCCGCTGGCCGATGT contains:
- a CDS encoding carbohydrate kinase family protein; amino-acid sequence: MLVASVGNLNFDVYLKVGELPGVDENVEAFDLYTGGGGSAANFAVAVARLGLGARFIGAVGEDPLGEMALRELREEGVDISHVKRVPSARSGVVVVLVHLDGSKRMLSYRGANLGLSPSDLTVEKFAGVRHIHLATGRVEIIARAREIAREVGATVSIDGGTALAKKGLDVVKSVAEGVDVIFMNRAEARLLTGSSDKSAVKKLAEELKARELVVTLGPEGAVAYDGARLLQVDAFRVDAVDTTGAGDAFAAAYIAMFLQGRDIYERLLFANAAAAIKVTRPGARSSPRRWEVVAFLESLGYKI
- a CDS encoding nucleotidyltransferase family protein, producing MKGVVLAAGLGTRLRPLTYFVPKALVSVGGKPLVDYVLEWLRLNGVKDVAVVGYYMQDVLARYLAERHPDIAFIRSRRLLGTAGQLYYVMEWVGGDDAVVVNTDVLTNLELSAPFSLHKSSGAKLTIVAYRLRQQMRFGALHVEGERLAAWREKPVSEYVTAAGIYIISGVKLGEEYLDMDALAQSLIPHVAVYVAKEAQFVDVGTLEDLRKAAALPLSPLKP